A stretch of Schistocerca nitens isolate TAMUIC-IGC-003100 chromosome 6, iqSchNite1.1, whole genome shotgun sequence DNA encodes these proteins:
- the LOC126262698 gene encoding trypsin alpha-like, producing MAGTQVAVLCLLLAAQLQLVTPRGLLLRSRLHGRIIGGTEASIEDYPWQLALKYGGYQQCGASVIGTEWALTAAHCVVSYRAPYQSLYSVRAGSSDRSSGGVVLDVAEVHEHEQHDSISGDYDIAVLRIDGSFPLGTNVAIVNLPEAGYDPPAGLAVTATGWGDTEDEYLPSILKKVDIAIRDRSECNFPNTGREVTPRMVCAGETGKSVCHGDSGGPLVSGTTQVGIVSWSSGYCLLGGAVYANVGNLRSWITEVTTI from the exons ATGGCAGGAACCCAGGTCGCCGTGCTGTGCCTGCTGCTGGCTGCTCAGCTGCAGCTGGTGACGCCACGGGGGCTGCTTCTGCGATCGCGGCTTCACGGCCGCATCATCGGCGGCACCGAAGCCAGCATTGAGGACTACCCGTGGCAGCTGGCCCTGAAGTACGGCGGCTACCAGCAGTGCGGTGCCTCCGTAATCGGAACCGAGTGGGCCCTCACGGCGGCCCATTGCGTCGTCTCCTACAGAGCGCCGTACCAGTCGCTGTACAGCGTGCGCGCCGgatcctccgaccgtagcagtgggGGCGTCGTGCTGGACGTGGCCGAGGTCCACGAACACGAACAGCACGACAGCATTTCTGGCGACTACGACATCGCCGTCCTTCGC ATTGACGGTTCTTTCCCGCTGGGCACCAACGTGGCAATCGTGAACCTTCCAGAGGCCGGCTACGACCCGCCAGCCGGCCTCGCTGTCACGGCGACGGGCTGGGGAGACACGGAGGACGAGTACCTGCCCAGCATCCTGAAGAAAGTGGACATCGCCATTAGGGACCGATCCGAGTGTAACTTCCCTAACACAGGGCGCGAGGTGACCCCCCGTATGGTATGCGCCGGAGAAACGGGCAAGAGCGTGTGCCATGGAGATTCGGGCGGTCCTCTAGTGAGCGGCACTACGCAGGTGGGCATCGTGTCTTGGAGCAGTGGCTATTGCCTCCTTGGGGGCGCCGTCTACGCCAACGTGGGCAACTTACGCTCCTGGATTACAGAAGTCACCACCATTTGA